The DNA window ttacaaaatataagatatattataaatacttataaaaacatatattctacTCCACACAACAGGATGTTTGCTAACATAAATCCTAAATTACCTTGCTGAAGCAAAGCTCCATAAATGTACCACAAGCAGTTATGAATTGTTGAAAGGCCACCTTCCCTTGTAATCTCCATTGCATCATAATATGGACTTAAACGATGAACAATGTATAATGTTGGCCCCATTAATATCACTGCAAATCCCAGGCAAAGCCATGTCTAcgagataaataaacatacgacatatctattttaaatttaaatacaaaaattaatgatgaatacaatattacttgggttagttatttaataaaaagcaacAGTAAGTACTTGCGtatttaaaagacaatttatGAAGTAAGTATAGAGTAAGTTATTTAATCAAGTGAAcggtattgaaatttattagaaaaattgcATTCAAAGATTTTCATATATGAAACGTCACGCAATAATttttagtctattccaatcaaaaCAGAATAAAGgccaaacaaaacaataattgacAACGAATTGATACGATTTCATTGGttgagcttgattaatctatgattacACTatggatttacaaaaaaaaattgtttgaacgAATTCGACGAATcagttatcggaactttggaagtaaaattaaagtggatataagtagttatgtgtaatagtgttgtattataaataaagttatattaatcaaaaacctagtagtgcacaatatgaCTGGCCTATAATTGCGAATCGCATTAAATACGAAAatcaaggtttgtttatatttattcccactttgattggaataggctataattatttatattccctTCGACGAAAAAAATTGACAGCATCATATTAAGGTTAGGttgaaatttttgtaatatcatCAGAATTCTGGGTTTGCGGTTGCTGTTCTGACTGAATCGGTAAAACAAATCTTTAGtaacaattatactaaaaaaaactattcaataaaCTTACGTCAGTAGTAAATGGTAGTAGGAACAAAACTGCCCTACTTAATTCCCTGGGACGCGCGATGATGAACGAGTAAGGCTGCGTACTTACCGGTATTGTATAGTTTAtacctaaattattattttttttttaatataatagtacgtataataatttataataaacattaaatttctattttaaactttgttttatttaaaaatattttttattagaaaatagaaCTGACTGGAATTTCTTACACGTAGAATAAATTCGAGATATTAAAATAGCATGTAATCCAATGCAAACATAAAAATCGTCTATAATACGATATGTTATTTATACCTGGTTTAGAGTCGGTAAGAACAGTAAAAGCCGCAGCGGCAAAAGCTGCATGACCCTTCGCGATCGCTGTAAGGATTAATGTTGAACTAACGCTATACGTCATCTGAAAACAGAAAACAGCGTTGTTTACAAGATACAACATTGTAGCATGAcgttatatactaatattataattgacaaagtaactgtctgtctgtctgttactcttcaCCCAAGCTAATTTCGATGACATTTATTAAGAAGCAAATACTCCACATACATAGTACATGGAGTACATAGAACATGTACTCCAAAGAAGATTGTAAGCTACTTTTCTATGCCTAATGCAGACGTCCAACCCCTAGAACGCGAGCTAGTAGTCTATAAATTTACCTCAAAGCTATCTAACGCAAGCATTTTCAAATCGGATTGGCAAATCTTGAGATAAGCGCATTCAAATATACAAAGAAGCCTTTaagaatatagattaaaataaaataaatacttacgtcAATTGCAGCTTCGTTAGTGTCATTGGTGATGTTATGACTTAAATTTCCGGGCAAAATTATTCGAATACTGCAATTTAAAATGGacgacataaatataaaacacagattttaaaataatgcgtTACGTGgtaacgttatatttttattaaaactcacGTGAAATTTTTACTCTTAGCCAATTGATTGACGATATCGAATAACAAGCCGCTGTAACTAACGATAGAGCCAGATGCATTTAATTGCAAAATCGTCCATGGTGGattctagaaataaaaatataacagaataaaaattaaaataaattatctcaaATTAACTCATTACATTTAGTATTTTACCTTAAGGTGAAACTTACATGGTAAGTAATAATAGGCAATTCCTTTCCACGAAATCCGTGTTCAACATGAGGAAATAAAACATCTTCAAATTTAATTCCGTCTATAGGACGCCATACACCAACCTTATATGCAAAAACAGATTTTAAATGCTGTATATTTAACGGGTATATTCTTTAAACTTCATGTAAAGACTATTTCgtgataaataatcaaagtcaaagtcaaagtcaaaaatctttattcaatatagaagtgtttacacttgcttattgatagtgaaaaatctaccaccggttcggatgcATCAAGTGCACACCGAATCAAGTGCATCATTTACTCGAAACCGGTACAATTTGCAAAATTAGTTGTAATGTTTCTAGAAACTAAACTAATCCTTAGGGTTGTAGCGCTTTAgtcgaaacatttttaataaaccttttttttaagcagtctgataatattaaatattagaaggTAGCtattaagacaaaaaaatcCTAATACTATTAAGGTAGCtatttagacaaaaaaaatcctgacaaaatatatgtaatggtcttatatttaaaactcacATTTATCAACTTAACATCTTCAATGACAGAAGTAGTTACATTTTCtttggaaatattttcatttgtgcTGTCTCTGTAAGTGGTACCCCACGTATCTGCTGCTAAAGCCTGCCATGAACTACAATTACCACATCTACTCTTAGATGACAAGTGTTGctgcaaaattattaaatatttacttttgataAACTCCTAAGATTAAATTATCTCCTTTTCAACAATTGCTAATGATTTACGAGATACATTTGTAACTAATTTACAAGTATATGGACATGGACTACATCAGttattttactaccaaacaGCATAAGTTAATATTGAACATGCTATAAATGGCGAATAAGAAAGTTTAATAACAGTAATTAGGATTACGTCCACTAAGTTTATTATACTCAAAATTACTCGGAAATGTTGgttataataaactaatcgAATCCATCTTACCTGCATATGTTTGAGTAATGAATCTCTTCTCTGAAGCTTACTAGGTCGTATTGCTTCCCATTCCTCGTCTGACACCTGGGCAGCCACATCGAATTCTTCCTGAATCGCTGTTTCAAGTGCTGATACGAAAGCATTTATCATTTCCTGAGCATAGCACAAGAGGCCGTTctgttgacatttttatttttggtgataaaaatatgaatatgtatttacacgtacataatatatttgactAAGTTTTctgaaatctaaaaaatattgtccTAAAGtgttatacttattttacatgATCGAGTAACAGATTAAGTTGGtttgcttattaataattatctccGCAATTGTCTGAATAAAGGCAAGATTTTAATACCTTACATTCTTTTCCGTCGTcagtgacattaaaaaaataagcaatattttCTCCCTCATATAAATCGTTgatcaaatttgaaatattttcgttCGTATTCGTGTCGGATATGATGTAAAGCCATTGAGCTCCAGTATGTGACATTGCGAGGTCGCGGACTGTCTCTGCCATCGTGTTCATTACATCTGTCGATACTATTGCTATGAAATTCTcgcctaaaatattttatatttaggtaattatattgtaaacattaatttatgagACGGCTCTTAAAACATTGTTAGCTACGATCGCTGAtctacctttttattttatattagactaCTATTAACTAAAAAGCTTatgttataatttcttatatacaGTACCTACCTATGTATTTGACAGGAAGTTTTGACAATACTCTGTAGACTTCTTTTCTTCTCAAATATTCGTTAACTTCGTGCTTCATTTTAAATACCGTAACGGAGACAGAAGTTACATCTTCATCGTCTACCTGAGATGTCAATGCTTGAACTACGCGAGATATCATGTCTCTGGCTAAAACGAAATACAACACGTACAAgtgataatattgtattttggGCTAAATTGGCAAATCGACATAGTGTTTTCgaatatttgcatttattttccaaatatgGCAAATATAGAAGatttcatcataattatatacttcctatgaataaataattatgtaaattactaaaacaatatgTTTCCGTCGTCTTGTCTGTTTTtaatcaaacataaaaagaacCATATATTTCTGTGGACCATTCTAACATTACAACtttcttagtttatttttaacttattcacAATAAGCAAATATTTTGGCATATGTAGGTTATCTGTGGCTTTATTCCATATACgtttttgtaatttgtgtaaACCCGTACGACTTAAGCTTTCTTAAGCCTCGCTAAGCCAcgttttttaactataaatattattcgtcCTCACTAAAGCCACGTATTTTAGGAA is part of the Vanessa atalanta chromosome 10, ilVanAtal1.2, whole genome shotgun sequence genome and encodes:
- the LOC125066737 gene encoding ionotropic receptor 93a, whose protein sequence is MKLCAVLLLFILRNCSGEDFPSLITANASIAVVLDRQFLGENYQSTLDDLKDYIKELTRVELKHGGVNVHYFSWTAISLKKGFLAVLSIASCEETWSLYTRTKEEELLLFALTEVDCPRLPTDSAVTVTFTEPGQELAQLLLDLRTQRAFNWKSVVILHDNTLARDMISRVVQALTSQVDDEDVTSVSVTVFKMKHEVNEYLRRKEVYRVLSKLPVKYIGENFIAIVSTDVMNTMAETVRDLAMSHTGAQWLYIISDTNTNENISNLINDLYEGENIAYFFNVTDDGKECKNGLLCYAQEMINAFVSALETAIQEEFDVAAQVSDEEWEAIRPSKLQRRDSLLKHMQQHLSSKSRCGNCSSWQALAADTWGTTYRDSTNENISKENVTTSVIEDVKLINVGVWRPIDGIKFEDVLFPHVEHGFRGKELPIITYHNPPWTILQLNASGSIVSYSGLLFDIVNQLAKSKNFTIRIILPGNLSHNITNDTNEAAIDMTYSVSSTLILTAIAKGHAAFAAAAFTVLTDSKPGINYTIPVSTQPYSFIIARPRELSRAVLFLLPFTTDTWLCLGFAVILMGPTLYIVHRLSPYYDAMEITREGGLSTIHNCLWYIYGALLQQGGMYLPRADSGRLVVGTWWIVVLVVVTTYSGNLVAFLTFPKLEIPITTISELLESKTYTWSITKGSFLEMQLKNSDESKYIDLLKRAELTDGTNVVEGNVVSGLDILNRVRRQRHALIDWKLRLSYFMRAEHLKSDTCDFTLSTEDFMDEQVAMIVPAGSPYLPIINKEINRMQKAGLISKWLSAYLPKRDRCWKTSSVEEVNNHTVNISDMQGSFFVLFLGIISASTILLMEWFYMRRKKRIEQIIIKPYIE